The Bacteroides fragilis NCTC 9343 genome includes the window ACAGAGATGCTTTCAGCTCTTCAGGACGGGGACGTCTTACAAACTCCTGAATGAAGAACGGAGTCTGCGTTAACGCAAATACCCAACTGAACATTAACGAAACACCGATCACTACCACCAGTGAGGACAACAGCTCACCTGTGATATGGGGTGAATAGTAAATCGGAAGGAACGTGAGAATAGCAATAACCGTTGCCGCCAATAAAGGTAAAGCAGTAGACGAACATGCACGCATGATAGCAACCCGTTTACGCATTCCCCGTTCCATGTTAATCAGAGCAGAATCGGACACGACAATGGCGTTGTCAACCAACATTCCCATAGCAATGATAATTGCAGCAAGCGACATCCGTTGAAGGGCAATATCACATGCCATCATAACAATTAGAGTAGCAAAAATGGAGAACACCAGCCCGCTACCTATCAAGAGCCCATTTTTGAATCCGATAAAGAACAGCAGAATCGCAACAACAGTAATAACTGATATGATCAGGTTCAGGATAAATCCCTGATTTGCTACCGCCGATTCATAGCCCTGATCGTAGATAGAAATCAGTTCGTAGCCATCAGGCATCGATTGTGACAATTCACCGATACGCATTTTAACATTTTCAGCCATATCCACTACATTTCCTGTAGGTACGGTAGAAATGGCGATCCCAACTGCCGGACTACCATTTATGCGCATTTGATTAGCCGGAGGAGTCTGATATCCTTCCTCTATCTGTGCAATATCGGCCAGACGGAAATGCTCTCCGGTACGCGAAACAATGGTCAGATCACGAATATCATCCAGCGAATAGAAATTGCCGGTAGATTCTATACGGATGCGATTGGTGCCGGCATCAATACCACCGGCATCGACCATTTTATTCTGGGCTTCGAAAGCTCGCATAATATCCGCAGTCGTAACTCCACTTTGTGCCATAACAGAAGGACTGATCAAGACATCGATTGTCGGTGTTTGTACACCATAAATCTCAATTTTCGCTACATCCTTAACTTTTAGTAATTCATTCTTTATAAATTTAGCCTGGTCTTCCAGTTCCCTATATGTATGCCCATCACCGGTCAGTCCGTAAAATACACCGAGTACATCTCCAAAGTCATCATTTACGATAGAAGTTCCGGCCCCGGCAGGCAATTTATCTTGTACATCATTTACTTTCCGACGTAATTTATCCCATAATTGCTGCATCTCTTCAGCACGAATCTCTTTTTTCACATAAACCGTGATCTTAGAAAGTCCGGCACGATTCTCGGTTTTCAGATAATAAAGTTCTCCTAGCGACTGTATGGCTTCCTCTAAGATATCAGTTACTTGCGACTGCACCTCTGCGGGAGAAGCCCCCGGGTAGGAAGTCAGTACCAATGCTTGTTTGATAGTAAAGGGAGCATCCTCCAGCTTTCCCATTTTAAAATAAGAAAACAGACCTCCTGCCAGCACCAACACCAATAATAAAATAGTGACGGCTCTTTTCTGCAAAAAATACTTCACCAGCTTCATAATGAGTTTGTCTTAGTAGAGATTTCCACTTTCATACCATCCGATAAAAAACGAAGTCCGCTCGTAGCTACCGTTTCACTGGCCCTCAATCCTTCGGTTATGGTAACATAGCCACCGGGAAGCAGATTTCCTTTTTTCACTGTCCGTCGATTCACTTGTCGGGTATTCGTATCAATAACCCACACATATTCACCTTCCGAGGGACGATAACATAATGCCGTTTGGGGAATGGAAACACCTGTCAGATCCGTTGTTCCGGGAGCATCAAAGATTGCTTTTCCCGACATACCCGCCAATAATTTCCCTTCTTTATTAGGTAAAACAGCCGTTAGTAAATAAGAAAGATTATTGCGGGTTGTCCCCTTCGATACTTCCACAATCTGTGCCTTATAATACTTATCGGGCTGGGCATCAAAATAGATCCGGACACTATCTGTGGGGTGTGAGGCAAACGCAATATTCTGAGTAACATAAATCTCTATCTTCAACCGATTTATGTCAATAAAGGATATAACAGGCTGAGCCGGCTTCACATCCTGGTATTTTTCTATATAAACTTCTCCCACATAACCATCAAAAGGAGCTGTCAGACGAGTGTCTCCCAGTTCATTGGAAGCCGTATCGAAAGCAGTTTTGGCAGTAGTATAATCCGCCTTAGTCTTTTCATATGTACTCGCCGAAACATTATTCTTCTCATACAGCTTCTCTATCCGTTCAAATTCAGCTTTAGCTTGGTGATAGATGGCTTCAGCCCGTTCTTTGCGAATATGGAAATCACGCGGGTCTATTTCAGCAATAATACTGCCTTGTTTGTAATGGTTACCGGCATATACATCCAAACGATCAATAGGGCCTCCGACACGAAACGATAGCTCAGAGGTACGAAAAGGTTGTGCGATAAACGGGAACTCCGTTGTCTTGATCCCAGAGGCCGAAACTGCTTGTGCTGTCTTGACAATTAAGTCCTGACTCTGCTTACTGTCTTTATCCGTGCAAGAAAATAGCAACAGGAGAGCAGCTAATAATACACTTATCTTCATATCTTATCTTTTAAATTTTCGACAAAAATAGATAATCGGATAATTCAATAGGGGAGTAAAGATACTGAAGCCGGAAAACTGAAGGTTGAATCTGGAATATACCGGATGAACCAAGAAAGAGGTGGTCAGGAATCCTTGTTAAACAGGGTATGGTATAAAACAAGTCATCCCCTCCGATCTTTCGACCGAAGGGGATGAACCATCTGAAAAAAACGGCGACTACCTACTCTCCCACTGTTACGCAGTACCATCGGCGTGATCAGGCTTAACTTCTCTGTTCGGAATGGGAAGAGGTGGAACCCTGATGCTATAGTCACCTGAATAAGGTAGACATAATGTACAAAAGTAAATTCAGCGGTCTATTATATAAATAGTGAAGCTAAACGGATATATAAACCATTGAAGGCGGATAAAAGAAAGTCATCGGGCAATTAGTAACGCTCGGCTGTGATGTTACCACCTGTACACCTGCGTCCTATCAACGTTGTAGTCTACAACGACCCTGAAAGAAATCTAATCTTGTGGCTGGCTTCGTACTTAGATGCTTTCAGCACTTATCCAATCCCGACTTAGATACCCGGCAATGCACCTGGCGGCACAACCGGTAAACCAGAGGTCAGTCCAACACGGTCCTCTCGTACTAGTGTCAGAGCCACGCAAATTTCATACGCCCACGATAGATAGAGACCGAACTGTCTCACGACGTTCTGAACCCAGCTCGCGTGCCACTTTAATGGGCGAACAGCCCAACCCTTGGGACCTTCTCCAGCCCCAGGATGTGACGAGCCGACATCGAGGTGCCAAACCCCTCCGTCGATATGAGCTCTTGGGAGGGATCAGCCTGTTATCCCCGGAGTACCTTTTATCCTTTGAGCGATGTCCCTTCCATACGGAAACACCGGATCACTATGCTCTAGTTTCCTACCTGATCGACTTGTAAGTCTCCCAGTCAAGCGCCCTTATGCCATTACACTCTACCGCCGGTTACCAATCGGCGTGAGGGCACCTTTAGAAGCCTCCGTTACGCTTTTGGAGGCGACCACCCCAGTCAAACTACCCACCAAACAGTGTCCTCGCATCAGCGAGTTAGAACTCAAATAACCAAAGGGCCGTATTTCAACAGCGACTCCACAAACACTGGCGTGCCTGCTTCAAAGTCTCCGGCCTATCCTACACATCAATTACCCAAATTCAATGTTAAGCTATAGTAAAGGTTCACGGGGTCTTTTCGTCCCATCGCGGGTAATCGGCATCTTCACCGATACTACAATTTCACTGAGCTCACGGTTGAGACAGTGTCCAGATCATTACACCATTCGTGCAGGTCGGAACTTACCCGACAAGGAATTTCGCTACCTTAGGACCGTTATAGTTACGGCCGCCGTTTACTGGGGCTTCAATTCAATGCTTCTCTTGCGATGACATCTCCTCTTAACCTTCCAGCACCGGGCAGGTGTCAGGCTGTATACGTGATCTTTCAATTTTGCACAGCCCTGTGTTTTTGTTAAACAGTTGCCTGGACCTATTCTCTGCGCCCTCCCGTCACCGGGTAGGGACCCTTTATCCCGAAGTTACAGGGTCAATTTGCCTAGTTCCTTAACCGTGATTCACTCAAGCGCCTGAGTATATTCAACCCGACTACGTGTGTCCGTTTACGGTACGGGTACCTATAAGATTAAGTTTAGCGGATTTTCTTGGGAGTATGTTTACACGCACTATTACCGTTTTCCGGGGAAATTGGTATACTGTCAGGTTCGACTCTTATCCCGGATTTGCCTGGGATAATCAACATCTACACCCTTTAACGGACTATTCCGTCAGTCCGCGGCGTTGTCACTCCTCCGTCTCCACATCACTCTTATAGGTAGTACAGGAATATTAACCTGTTCTGCCATCGGCCTCACCGTTCGGCTGAGCCTTAGGACCCGACTAACCCTGATCCGATTAGCGTTGATCAGGAAACCTTAGTCTTGCGGCGAGGGGGTTTCTCACCCCCTTTATCGTTACTTATACCTACATTTGCTTTTCCACACGCTCCAGTAAAGCTCACGCTTCGCCTTCAACGCTGAGTGGAATGCTCCCCTACCGATACTTACGTATCCCATAGCTTCGGTAAAACACTTATGCCCGATTATTATCCACGCCAAACTCCTCGACTAGTGAGCTGTTACGCACTCTTTAAATGAATGGCTGCTTCCAAGCCAACATCCTAGCTGTCTTAGCAATCTGACTTCGTTAGTTCAACTTAGTGTTTATTTGGGGACCTTAGCTGATGGTCTGGATTCTTCTCCTTTAGGACATGGACCTTAGCACCCATGCCCTCACTCCTGAGATAGAACTAATGCGCATTCGGAGTTTATCAAGACTTGATAGGCGGTGAAGCCCTCGCATCTTATCAGTCGCTCTACCTCACATTAGTAACTCTCAAGGCTGCACCTAAATGCATTTCGGGGAGTACGAGCTATCTCCAAGTTTGATTAGCCTTTCACCCCCACCCTCAGGTCATCCGGAAGCTTTTCAACGCTTATCGGTTCGGTCCTCCAGTTAGTGTTACCTAACCTTCAACCTGCCCAAGGGTAGATCACTTGGTTTCGCGTCTACTCCTTCCGACTATCCGCCCTGTTCAGACTCGCTTTCGCTTCGGATCCACATCTCAAGATGCTTAACCTTGCCGGAAAAAGTAACTCGTAGGTTCATTATGCAAAAGGCACGCCGTCACAGCTTAAGCTGCTCCGACCGCTTGTAGGCGCATGGTTTCAGGGACTATTTCACTCTTCTATTCGAAGTGCTTTTCACCTTTCCTTCACAGTACTGGTTCGCTATCGGTCTCTCGGGAGTATTTAGCCTTACCGGATGGTCCCGGCTGGTTCACGCAGAATTCCTCGTGCTCCGCGCTACTCAGGATACCACTACGCTTCGGTTACCTTAGAATACCGGGCTATCACCGTCTATGGCACGACTTTCCAGTCGTTTCTTCTCAATAACTGTCTTGCGAGAGCGTGGTCCTACAACCCCACACATGCCGTAACATGGGTGGTTTGGGCTAATCCCCGTTCGCTCGCCACTACTAGGGGAATCATTATTTATTTTCTTTTCCTGCAGGTACTAAGATGTTTCAGTTCCCTGCGTTAGCCTCCAACCAAGTTGGATGACATTCCTTCAGAATGCCGGGTTGTCCCATTCGGAAATCTTCGGATCAAAGGTCATTTGCACCTACCCGAAGCTTATCGCAGCTTATCACGTCCTTCATCGCCTCCGAGAGCCAAGGCATCCGCCATGCGCCCTTATTTACTTTCTTTTATCGCCAGATTCATCTCCTTTTCTTAAAAAGGATCTGAACCAAATGGTTCGATATATACTTTTAGCTCTTACTAAATTTACTTTTTTCTGTACATCATGTCAAAGATCGTTTGATTACACGCAAGCCTGTTAGGTCGCGGTATCGGAGTGGAGAATAACGGATTCGAACCGTTGACCCTCTGCGTGCAAGGCAGATGCTCTAGCCAGCTGAGCTAATCCCCCAATCATACAAGATAAAATATCTATCTGTTGGTAGTCCCAGGCAGAGTTGAACTGCCGACCTCTACATTATCAGTGTAGCGCTCTAACCAACTGAGCTATAGGACTAGTTCAACCGTGTCCTGTTTTAGACTCGGCTTCTGTTTTTCTCTTGTTTATCTCTATCTATATTGCTATAGATGGTTGATCTATATTCTATAAATAAACAAGTACCAGTAGTACAATTTAGAACCAATGAACGTCGTTTTCAACATCGCTCCAGAAAGGAGGTGTTCCAGCCGCACCTTCCGGTACGGCTACCTTGTTACGACTTAGCCCCAGTCACCAGTTTTACCCTAGGACGATCCTTGCGGTTACGTACTTCAGGTACCCCCGGCTCCCATGGCTTGACGGGCGGTGTGTACAAGGCCCGGGAACGTATTCACCGCGCCGTGGCTGATGCGCGATTACTAGCGAATCCAGCTTCACGAAGTCGGGTTGCAGACTTCGATCCGAACTGAGAGAGGATTTTGGGATTAGCATACGGTCACCCGCTAGCTGCCTTCTGTACCCCCCATTGTAACACGTGTGTAGCCCCGGACGTAAGGGCCGTGCTGATTTGACGTCATCCCCACCTTCCTCACATCTTACGACGGCAGTCTCTCTAGAGTCCTCAGCATAACCTGTTAGTAACTAAAGATAAGGGTTGCGCTCGTTATGGCACTTAAGCCGACACCTCACGGCACGAGCTGACGACAACCATGCAGCACCTTCACAGCGGTGATTGCTCACTGACATGTTTCCACATCATTCCACTGCAATTTAAGCCCGGGTAAGGTTCCTCGCGTATCATCGAATTAAACCACATGTTCCTCCGCTTGTGCGGGCCCCCGTCAATTCCTTTGAGTTTCACCGTTGCCGGCGTACTCCCCAGGTGGAATACTTAATGCTTTCGCTTGGCCGCTTACTGTATATCGCAAACAGCGAGTATTCATCGTTTACTGTGTGGACTACCAGGGTATCTAATCCTGTTTGATACCCACACTTTCGAGCATCAGTGTCAGTTGCAGTCCAGTGAGCTGCCTTCGCAATCGGAGTTCTTCGTGATATCTAAGCATTTCACCGCTACACCACGAATTCCGCCCACCTCTACTGTACTCAAGACTGACAGTATCAACTGCAATTTTACGGTTGAGCCGCAAACTTTCACAACTGACTTACCAGTCCACCTACGCTCCCTTTAAACCCAATAAATCCGGATAACGCTCGGATCCTCCGTATTACCGCGGCTGCTGGCACGGAGTTAGCCGATCCTTATTCATATAATACATACAAAACAGTATACATACTGCACTTTATTCTTATATAAAAGAAGTTTACGACCCATAGAGCCTTCATCCTTCACGCTACTTGGCTGGTTCAGGCTAGCGCCCATTGACCAATATTCCTCACTGCTGCCTCCCGTAGGAGTTTGGACCGTGTCTCAGTTCCAATGTGGGGGACCTTCCTCTCAGAACCCCTATCCATCGAAGGCTTGGTGAGCCGTTACCTCACCAACAACCTAATGGAACGCATCCCCATCCTTTACCGGAATCCTTTAATAATGAAACCATGCGGAATCATTATGCTATCGGGTATTAATCTTTCTTTCGAAAGGCTATCCCCGAGTAAAGGGCAGGTTGGATACGTGTTACTCACCCGTGCGCCGGTCGCCAGCAAAGAAAGCAAGCTTTCTTCCTGATGCCCCTCGACTTGCATGTGTTAAGCCTGTAGCTA containing:
- a CDS encoding efflux RND transporter periplasmic adaptor subunit; translation: MKISVLLAALLLLFSCTDKDSKQSQDLIVKTAQAVSASGIKTTEFPFIAQPFRTSELSFRVGGPIDRLDVYAGNHYKQGSIIAEIDPRDFHIRKERAEAIYHQAKAEFERIEKLYEKNNVSASTYEKTKADYTTAKTAFDTASNELGDTRLTAPFDGYVGEVYIEKYQDVKPAQPVISFIDINRLKIEIYVTQNIAFASHPTDSVRIYFDAQPDKYYKAQIVEVSKGTTRNNLSYLLTAVLPNKEGKLLAGMSGKAIFDAPGTTDLTGVSIPQTALCYRPSEGEYVWVIDTNTRQVNRRTVKKGNLLPGGYVTITEGLRASETVATSGLRFLSDGMKVEISTKTNSL